The following coding sequences lie in one Papaver somniferum cultivar HN1 unplaced genomic scaffold, ASM357369v1 unplaced-scaffold_52, whole genome shotgun sequence genomic window:
- the LOC113343044 gene encoding uncharacterized protein LOC113343044, giving the protein MDKFSSCDDMVSEYLSDCNELKQSYVSGKQFTSKKNGTSEVTELGVAFSKILNVKGTPLPVPGCIQPSDLNEKCHFGPGELCEDSDKQDNKFSVKSNQKMMSKPINIPVSRKTLSCFVSNSEIEGTSCPELHGNASMLLSRFCSRSLSLPNFPNSVRSAMKGGREQQGVQPPEKLTVKWASDVYDPPSTTVSHTVRSYIQQQRYSSKYNNKKHGKHKQKGKHSRGSNNTDKKQQRKSTCNSENLQPILQATVDRSPDLNSFEKSSVNAELVHFDGVTTGQDSFNCGSSFFKISSLVKMHVSVAEAT; this is encoded by the exons ATGGATAAGTTTAGTTCTTGTGATGATATGGTATCGGAATATCTGAGTGACTGTAACGAGTTGAAGCAATCATATGTTAGTGGCAAGCAGTTCACAAGCAAGAAGAACGGCACCAGTGAAGTTACAGAACTTGGGGTTGCTTTTAGTAAGATTTTAAATGTTAAAGGTACTCCTCTACCTGTACCTGGCTGTATTCAACCTTCAGATTTGAATGAGAAATGCCACTTCGGTCCAGGCGAACTCTGTGAAGATTCTGACAAACAGGATAACAAATTTTCGGTGAAATCAAATCAGAAAATGATGAGCAAACCTATTAATATTCCAGTTTCCAGAAAGACATTATCATGTTTTGTCTCCAATAGTGAGATAGAAGGGACATCTTGTCCAGAATTGCATGGAAATGCCTCTATGCTCCTCAGTCGATTCTGCTCACGTTCACTTTCTCTGCCT AATTTTCCAAATTCGGTGAGATCTGCCATGAAAGGAGGCCGTGAGCAACAAGGAGTACAACCGCCAGAGAAGCTGACAGTGAAGTGGGCTTCTGACGTGTATGACCCTCCTTCTACAACAGTGTCGCACACAGTTAGGAGTTACATCCAGCAGCAGCGCTACAGTTCCAAGTACAACAACAAGAAGCATGGCAAGCACAAGCAGAAGGGAAAGCATTCACGAGGAAGCAACAACACTGACAAGAAGCAGCAGCGCAAGTCTACTTGTAACTCAGAAAACCTACAACCAATCTTACAGGCAACAGTTGATAGATCGCCAGACCTGAATAGTTTTGAGAAATCGAGTGTGAATGCAGAACTGGTGCACTTTGATGGTGTTACTACTGGGCAGGATTCTTTCAACTGTGGAAGTAGTTTTTTCAAGATATCATCCCTTGTGAAAATGCATGTGTCAGTTGCCGAGGCTACCTAG